A genomic window from Diospyros lotus cultivar Yz01 chromosome 2, ASM1463336v1, whole genome shotgun sequence includes:
- the LOC127794569 gene encoding probable 2-carboxy-D-arabinitol-1-phosphatase isoform X1: MVSSGSLLATTISPLFWAPPPRLQTIHSRPAAFPIQCSSSSSDLHLTAEKLENDALVTGGAFDFEKATISLTQKWMSSPKKVTLVRHGLSSWNKESRVQGSSDLSILTETGVQQAERCRKALVNINFDQCFSSPICRAKSTAEVVWQGREEPLVFLDSLKEAHLFFLEGMRNVIHALNQLTQYLEAVDARKRYPKEFMTWREDPSNFCVNGVYPIQELWGRANEAWKEILFTPGENFLVVTHKSMLRALICTALGLGPERFRAIDINNGGITVFNFNKRGEVMLQSLNMTAHMYSDYVYLY; this comes from the exons ATGGTGAGTTCTGGATCCCTCCTCGCCACCACCATCTCGCCTCTGTTCTGGGCACCTCCACCCAGGCTTCAAACCATTCATTCACGTCCAGCCGCATTTCCAATTCAATGTTCATCTTCTAGTTCAGACCTCCACTTGACTGCAG AGAAACTTGAGAATGACGCACTGGTGACTGGTGGGGCTTTTGATTTTGAGAAAGCAACAATTTCTCTTACTCAAAAGTGGATGTCTTCACCGAAGAAGGTGACTCTTGTAAGGCATGGGCTTAGCTCTTGGAATAAAGAAAGTAGAGTTCAG GGAAGTTCGGACCTCTCGATTTTAACAGAAACTGGAGTTCAGCAAGCAGAGAGGTGCAGGAAGGCCTTAGTAAATATAAACTTTGACCAATGTTTCTCTAGTCCTATATGTCGTGCTAAG TCCACTGCTGAAGTTGTATGGCAAGGGAGGGAAGAGCCTCTGGTATTTCTTGACTCATTGAAGGAGGCCCATCTGTTTTTTCTTGAAGGCATGAGAAATG TAATACATGCACTGAACCAACTCACTCAGTATTTGGAGGCAGTGGATGCTAGGAAAAGGTATCCGAAGGAATTTATGACGTGGAGAGAAGATCCATCTAATTTTTGTGTGAATGGTGTTTACCCTATTCAAGAGCTATGGGGGAGAGCGAATGAGGCTTGGAAGGAAATCTTGTTTACACCG GGAGAGAATTTTTTGGTTGTAACTCATAAATCAATGTTGAGGGCACTGATCTGCACGGCTCTTGGGCTCGGTCCGGAGAG ATTCCGAGCTATAGACATCAATAATGGTGGAATAACTGTGTTTAACTTCAACAAGCGAGGAGAGGTGATGCTGCAGTCTTTGAATATGACAGCCCACATGTACAGTGATTACGTGTACCTTTACTGA
- the LOC127794569 gene encoding probable 2-carboxy-D-arabinitol-1-phosphatase isoform X2 produces the protein MVSSGSLLATTISPLFWAPPPRLQTIHSRPAAFPIQCSSSSSDLHLTAEKLENDALVTGGAFDFEKATISLTQKWMSSPKKVTLVRHGLSSWNKESRVQGSSDLSILTETGVQQAERCRKALVNINFDQCFSSPICRAKSTAEVVWQGREEPLVFLDSLKEAHLFFLEGMRNVDARKRYPKEFMTWREDPSNFCVNGVYPIQELWGRANEAWKEILFTPGENFLVVTHKSMLRALICTALGLGPERFRAIDINNGGITVFNFNKRGEVMLQSLNMTAHMYSDYVYLY, from the exons ATGGTGAGTTCTGGATCCCTCCTCGCCACCACCATCTCGCCTCTGTTCTGGGCACCTCCACCCAGGCTTCAAACCATTCATTCACGTCCAGCCGCATTTCCAATTCAATGTTCATCTTCTAGTTCAGACCTCCACTTGACTGCAG AGAAACTTGAGAATGACGCACTGGTGACTGGTGGGGCTTTTGATTTTGAGAAAGCAACAATTTCTCTTACTCAAAAGTGGATGTCTTCACCGAAGAAGGTGACTCTTGTAAGGCATGGGCTTAGCTCTTGGAATAAAGAAAGTAGAGTTCAG GGAAGTTCGGACCTCTCGATTTTAACAGAAACTGGAGTTCAGCAAGCAGAGAGGTGCAGGAAGGCCTTAGTAAATATAAACTTTGACCAATGTTTCTCTAGTCCTATATGTCGTGCTAAG TCCACTGCTGAAGTTGTATGGCAAGGGAGGGAAGAGCCTCTGGTATTTCTTGACTCATTGAAGGAGGCCCATCTGTTTTTTCTTGAAGGCATGAGAAATG TGGATGCTAGGAAAAGGTATCCGAAGGAATTTATGACGTGGAGAGAAGATCCATCTAATTTTTGTGTGAATGGTGTTTACCCTATTCAAGAGCTATGGGGGAGAGCGAATGAGGCTTGGAAGGAAATCTTGTTTACACCG GGAGAGAATTTTTTGGTTGTAACTCATAAATCAATGTTGAGGGCACTGATCTGCACGGCTCTTGGGCTCGGTCCGGAGAG ATTCCGAGCTATAGACATCAATAATGGTGGAATAACTGTGTTTAACTTCAACAAGCGAGGAGAGGTGATGCTGCAGTCTTTGAATATGACAGCCCACATGTACAGTGATTACGTGTACCTTTACTGA
- the LOC127794699 gene encoding uncharacterized protein LOC127794699 — translation MATESSFVQPAIPKLNGHYDHWCMLIENFLHSKEYWSLIEQGIPKVGEEIALIEEQRKAIENAKLKDLKVENYLFQANDRSILETILNKDTTKSIWDSLKQKYQGIVRVQHAQRQALRREFEVLNLKVGEPINEYFARTLTSNKLRNHGENMTDVVVIEKILRSMTPKFDYVVCSIEESNDLNTLSIDDLQSSLLVHEQRMNGHAMEKQALKVTYEKQLGGRGRGCGGFSRRG, via the coding sequence ATGGCAACTGAAAGTAGTTTTGTCCAACCAGCAATTCCAAAGCTCAATGGACATTATGATCACTGGTGTATGCTCATAGAGAATTTTCTTCACTCTAAGGAATATTGGAGTTTGATAGAACAAGGGATTCCTAAAGTAGGAGAAGAAATAGCACTCATTGAAGAACAAAGGAAAGCAATTGAAAATGCCAAATTGAAAGACTTAAAGGTTGAGAATTATCTATTCCAAGCCAATGATCGATCAATTCTAGAGACTATTTTGAACAAGGATACAACAAAAAGCATTTGGGACTCCTTAAAGCAGAAATACCAGGGGATAGTAAGGGTGCAACATGCACAGCGACAAGCTCTTCGAAGGGAATTTGAGGTGCTCAACCTGAAGGTAGGGGAACCTATAAATGAGTACTTTGCTCGAACCCTTACATCTAACAAGTTGAGGAATCATGGAGAGAATATGACGGATGTTGTGGTTATTGAAAAGATTCTAAGATCTATGACTCCAAAATTTGACTATGTTGTGTGCTCAATTGAGGAGTCTAATGATCTAAACACCTTATCTATTGATGACCTACAAAGCAGTCTTTTGGTGCATGAACAACGAATGAATGGCCATGCTATGGAAAAACAAGCACTGAAGGTTACTTATGAAAAACAATTAGGAGGAAGAGGACGAGGTTGTGGCGGATTTAGCAGAAGAGGCTGA
- the LOC127794567 gene encoding probable ubiquitin-conjugating enzyme E2 24 isoform X1, which translates to MDFFSDSDSFSESSISEEQDDNEILYGGQARSILSSLKETIGKIDDFLSFERRFTRGEFVCSVTDPSGQMGRVINVDVFVDLESLHGKIITDVNSERLQKIRSISVGDSVVVGPWLGRVDKVIDTVTILFDDGSKSKFTTMGSGKLLPLSPDLLEDSEYPYYPGQRVRVELSTVSKPARWLCSRWKEKQDKGTICSVEAGFVHVDWLACALGSCESVPAPPCLQDSKNVTLLSCFSHENWQLGDWCVLPTAELKCSQQQVFPSSSICGVTKEQNQYHGGQEIFVIVKTKSKVDVLWQDGSYSTGLSSHSLFPVNFLDAHDFWPGQFVLEKGTGEYPHDLTGRRWGTVRCMDAKERIVRVKWKTLPANQVIDLEGGEQMEETVSAYELVEHPDYSYYLGDIVIRLEKNRSIDNAEGQIYEKHKFKETVVDEEADLESEKCNGENNGYLSHIGIVVGLKDGDVDVKWASGHMTKVAPYEIIQIDKHEGSSPTPVFQGENIELLAQEMTTIDMNPKGKEFFNPVLYSLPGAAIGVFMSIMRSIFGSFGSISPSGIPDLMLERGNVSEGHISESNSEGDVPESLNMSTEEEEMVEDDLQSFGKTNLEQQVKDIQEEKAPLFSSDCKCPEAFKQFDMVTDCLDHHFVGNSSNGLILSQVKRGWLKKVQQEWSILEKNLPETMYIRVYEERMDLLRAVIVGAPGTPYHDGLFFFDIFLPPEYPHEPPLVHYKSGGLRVNPNLYESGKVCLSLLNTWTGTGTEVWSPESSTILQVLLSLQALVLNEKPYFNEAGYDKHMGRAEGEKNSMSYNENAFLLSCKSMVYLLCNPPKHFESFIEDHFSKHAKNILLACKAYMEGARVGCAFGYKKSEQENQQGSSTGFKIMLSKVLPKLVEAFSHKGIDCSQYEAFSHKGIDCSQYTYQM; encoded by the exons ATGGATTTCTTCAGTGATTCAGACAGTTTCAGTGAGAGCAGCATCAGTGAGGAGCAGGATGACAATGAAATTTTGTATGGTGGGCAGGCGAGAAGCATTCTGTCGAGCCTCAAGGAAACCATCGGAAAGATTGATGATTTCCTCTCGTTCGAGAGAAGGTTCACACGTGGTGAATTTGTTTGTTCTGTGACTGACCCTTCAGGGCAGATGGGCAGAGTGATCAATGTTGATGTGTTTGTGGACTTGGAGAGTCTTCATGGCAAAATAATCACAGACGTGAATTCCGAAAGGCTCCAAAAGATCCGTTCCATTTCTGTAGGGGATTCTGTTGTGGTTGGGCCATGGCTTGGAAGAGTGGATAAAGTAATTGACACTGTAACCATTTTGTTTGATGATGGTTCAAAGTCCAAGTTTACCACAATGGGTTCAGGAAAGCTCTTACCTCTTTCTCCAGATTTGCTTGAAGATTCAGAGTACCCATATTATCCGGGACAGAGGGTGAGGGTTGAGCTCTCTACAGTTTCCAAGCCGGCCAGATGGTTATGCAGTAGATGGAAGGAAAAACAGGACAAAGGAACAATTTGTTCGGTGGAAGCAGGTTTTGTGCATGTCGACTGGCTTGCCTGTGCTCTGGGCAGTTGCGAAAGTGTACCTGCTCCACCATGTTTGCAGGATTCAAAAAATGTGACCTTGTTGTCATGTTTCTCTCATGAAAACTGGCAACTTGGTGATTGGTGTGTACTTCCAACTGCTGAACTTAAATGTTCGCAGCAGCAGGTTTTTCCAAGTTCATCTATTTGTGGCGTCACTAAAGAGCAGAATCAATATCACGGCGGCCAGGAAATCTTTGTTATTGTGAAGACAAAGAGCAAGGTTGATGTTCTATGGCAGGATGGCAGCTACTCAACAGGATTAAGTTCGCATTCACTGTTTCCTGTAAATTTTCTAGATGCTCATGATTTTTGGCCCGGACAGTTTGTGCTGGAGAAGGGTACCGGTGAGTATCCACATGATCTTACTGGCCGAAGATGGGGCACTGTAAGATGCATGGATGCAAAGGAACGGATAGTCAGAGTGAAGTGGAAAACTCTTCCAGCAAATCAAGTGATTGATTTGGAGGGGGGAGAGCAGATGGAGGAGACTGTGAGTGCTTATGAACTTGTCGAACACCCAGACTATTCCTATTATCTTGGTGATATAGTGATTCGGTTGGAAAAGAACCGGTCAATCGACAATGCTGAAGGACAGATCTACGAAAAACACAAGTTCAAAGAAACAGTAGTTGATGAGGAGGCTGATCTTGAAAGTGAAAAGTGCAATGGAGAGAACAATGGTTACTTGTCCCATATTGGCATTGTTGTGGGCTTGAAAGATGGGGATGTTGACGTGAAATGGGCGAGTGGTCATATGACAAAG GTTGCACCTTATGAAATCATTCAAATTGATAAACATGAAGGTTCTTCTCCTACTCCAGTGTTTCAAGGTGAAAATATTGAGCTATTGGCTCAAGAAATGACGACCATTGACATGAACCCAAAAGGAAAG GAGTTTTTCAACCCAGTTCTCTATTCCCTCCCTGGAGCTGCTATTGGGGTTTTCATGAGCATTATGAGGAGTATATTTGGCTCTTTTGGTTCCATCTCGCCCTCAGGCATACCTGACCTCATGCTAGAAAGGGGGAATGTATCAGAGGGGCATATATCAGAGTCTAACAGTGAGGGAGATGTGCCAGAATCTTTGAACATGAGCAcagaagaggaagaaatggtAGAAGATGACTTGCAGTCATTTGGGAAGACAAATTTGGAGCAACAAGTCAAAGATATACAGGAAGAGAAGGCCCCTCTATTCTCATCAGATTGCAAGTGTCCAGAAGCATTTAAGCAGTTTGATATGGTTACTGATTGCTTGGACCATCACTTTGTCGGGAATTCTTCAAATGGATTAATACTGTCACAG GTGAAAAGGGGTTGGTTGAAGAAGGTTCAGCAAGAATGGAGCATTCTGGAGAAAAATCTTCCTG AAACAATGTATATCCGCGTGTATGAGGAAAGGATGGATTTGTTACGTGCAGTCATCGTTGGTGCCCCTGGAACTCCATATCATGATGGACTCTTCTTCTTCGACATTTTTCTTCCTCCTGAATATCCGCATGAACCACCT TTGGTGCACTACAAATCCGGCGGTCTCCGTGTCAACCCCAACTTGTACGAGTCAGGCAAAGTCTGTCTTAGTCTCCTGAATACTTGGACAGGCACTGGAACTGAAGTATGGAGCCCGGAGAGCTCCACTATCCTCCAAGTCCTCCTATCCCTCCAGGCTCTTGTGCTCAATGAAAAACCTTATTTTAATGAAGCTGGATATGATAAGCATATGGGAAGAGCAGAGGGAGAGAAGAACTCAATGAGCTACAATGAAAATGCATTTCTTCTTAGCTGCAAGTCCATGGTATATCTACTATGCAATCCTCCCAAG CATTTTGAGTCATTTATAGAGGACCATTTCAGCAAGCACGCCAAGAATATTCTGTTGGCTTGTAAGGCATATATGGAAGGAGCCCGAGTTGGATGTGCTTTTGGATACAAAAAAAGCGAGCAAGAAAATCAACAGGGCAGTTCTACAGGCTTCAAGATTATGCTCTCTAAGGTCCTTCCTAAACTAGTGGAAGCATTTTCTCACAAGGGAATTGATTGCAGCCAATATGAAGCATTTTCTCACAAGGGAATTGATTGCAGCCAATATACTTATCAAATGTGA
- the LOC127794567 gene encoding probable ubiquitin-conjugating enzyme E2 24 isoform X2, with protein MDFFSDSDSFSESSISEEQDDNEILYGGQARSILSSLKETIGKIDDFLSFERRFTRGEFVCSVTDPSGQMGRVINVDVFVDLESLHGKIITDVNSERLQKIRSISVGDSVVVGPWLGRVDKVIDTVTILFDDGSKSKFTTMGSGKLLPLSPDLLEDSEYPYYPGQRVRVELSTVSKPARWLCSRWKEKQDKGTICSVEAGFVHVDWLACALGSCESVPAPPCLQDSKNVTLLSCFSHENWQLGDWCVLPTAELKCSQQQVFPSSSICGVTKEQNQYHGGQEIFVIVKTKSKVDVLWQDGSYSTGLSSHSLFPVNFLDAHDFWPGQFVLEKGTGEYPHDLTGRRWGTVRCMDAKERIVRVKWKTLPANQVIDLEGGEQMEETVSAYELVEHPDYSYYLGDIVIRLEKNRSIDNAEGQIYEKHKFKETVVDEEADLESEKCNGENNGYLSHIGIVVGLKDGDVDVKWASGHMTKVAPYEIIQIDKHEGSSPTPVFQGENIELLAQEMTTIDMNPKGKEFFNPVLYSLPGAAIGVFMSIMRSIFGSFGSISPSGIPDLMLERGNVSEGHISESNSEGDVPESLNMSTEEEEMVEDDLQSFGKTNLEQQVKDIQEEKAPLFSSDCKCPEAFKQFDMVTDCLDHHFVGNSSNGLILSQVKRGWLKKVQQEWSILEKNLPETMYIRVYEERMDLLRAVIVGAPGTPYHDGLFFFDIFLPPEYPHEPPLVHYKSGGLRVNPNLYESGKVCLSLLNTWTGTGTEVWSPESSTILQVLLSLQALVLNEKPYFNEAGYDKHMGRAEGEKNSMSYNENAFLLSCKSMVYLLCNPPKHFESFIEDHFSKHAKNILLACKAYMEGARVGCAFGYKKSEQENQQGSSTGFKIMLSKVLPKLVEAFSHKGIDCSQYTYQM; from the exons ATGGATTTCTTCAGTGATTCAGACAGTTTCAGTGAGAGCAGCATCAGTGAGGAGCAGGATGACAATGAAATTTTGTATGGTGGGCAGGCGAGAAGCATTCTGTCGAGCCTCAAGGAAACCATCGGAAAGATTGATGATTTCCTCTCGTTCGAGAGAAGGTTCACACGTGGTGAATTTGTTTGTTCTGTGACTGACCCTTCAGGGCAGATGGGCAGAGTGATCAATGTTGATGTGTTTGTGGACTTGGAGAGTCTTCATGGCAAAATAATCACAGACGTGAATTCCGAAAGGCTCCAAAAGATCCGTTCCATTTCTGTAGGGGATTCTGTTGTGGTTGGGCCATGGCTTGGAAGAGTGGATAAAGTAATTGACACTGTAACCATTTTGTTTGATGATGGTTCAAAGTCCAAGTTTACCACAATGGGTTCAGGAAAGCTCTTACCTCTTTCTCCAGATTTGCTTGAAGATTCAGAGTACCCATATTATCCGGGACAGAGGGTGAGGGTTGAGCTCTCTACAGTTTCCAAGCCGGCCAGATGGTTATGCAGTAGATGGAAGGAAAAACAGGACAAAGGAACAATTTGTTCGGTGGAAGCAGGTTTTGTGCATGTCGACTGGCTTGCCTGTGCTCTGGGCAGTTGCGAAAGTGTACCTGCTCCACCATGTTTGCAGGATTCAAAAAATGTGACCTTGTTGTCATGTTTCTCTCATGAAAACTGGCAACTTGGTGATTGGTGTGTACTTCCAACTGCTGAACTTAAATGTTCGCAGCAGCAGGTTTTTCCAAGTTCATCTATTTGTGGCGTCACTAAAGAGCAGAATCAATATCACGGCGGCCAGGAAATCTTTGTTATTGTGAAGACAAAGAGCAAGGTTGATGTTCTATGGCAGGATGGCAGCTACTCAACAGGATTAAGTTCGCATTCACTGTTTCCTGTAAATTTTCTAGATGCTCATGATTTTTGGCCCGGACAGTTTGTGCTGGAGAAGGGTACCGGTGAGTATCCACATGATCTTACTGGCCGAAGATGGGGCACTGTAAGATGCATGGATGCAAAGGAACGGATAGTCAGAGTGAAGTGGAAAACTCTTCCAGCAAATCAAGTGATTGATTTGGAGGGGGGAGAGCAGATGGAGGAGACTGTGAGTGCTTATGAACTTGTCGAACACCCAGACTATTCCTATTATCTTGGTGATATAGTGATTCGGTTGGAAAAGAACCGGTCAATCGACAATGCTGAAGGACAGATCTACGAAAAACACAAGTTCAAAGAAACAGTAGTTGATGAGGAGGCTGATCTTGAAAGTGAAAAGTGCAATGGAGAGAACAATGGTTACTTGTCCCATATTGGCATTGTTGTGGGCTTGAAAGATGGGGATGTTGACGTGAAATGGGCGAGTGGTCATATGACAAAG GTTGCACCTTATGAAATCATTCAAATTGATAAACATGAAGGTTCTTCTCCTACTCCAGTGTTTCAAGGTGAAAATATTGAGCTATTGGCTCAAGAAATGACGACCATTGACATGAACCCAAAAGGAAAG GAGTTTTTCAACCCAGTTCTCTATTCCCTCCCTGGAGCTGCTATTGGGGTTTTCATGAGCATTATGAGGAGTATATTTGGCTCTTTTGGTTCCATCTCGCCCTCAGGCATACCTGACCTCATGCTAGAAAGGGGGAATGTATCAGAGGGGCATATATCAGAGTCTAACAGTGAGGGAGATGTGCCAGAATCTTTGAACATGAGCAcagaagaggaagaaatggtAGAAGATGACTTGCAGTCATTTGGGAAGACAAATTTGGAGCAACAAGTCAAAGATATACAGGAAGAGAAGGCCCCTCTATTCTCATCAGATTGCAAGTGTCCAGAAGCATTTAAGCAGTTTGATATGGTTACTGATTGCTTGGACCATCACTTTGTCGGGAATTCTTCAAATGGATTAATACTGTCACAG GTGAAAAGGGGTTGGTTGAAGAAGGTTCAGCAAGAATGGAGCATTCTGGAGAAAAATCTTCCTG AAACAATGTATATCCGCGTGTATGAGGAAAGGATGGATTTGTTACGTGCAGTCATCGTTGGTGCCCCTGGAACTCCATATCATGATGGACTCTTCTTCTTCGACATTTTTCTTCCTCCTGAATATCCGCATGAACCACCT TTGGTGCACTACAAATCCGGCGGTCTCCGTGTCAACCCCAACTTGTACGAGTCAGGCAAAGTCTGTCTTAGTCTCCTGAATACTTGGACAGGCACTGGAACTGAAGTATGGAGCCCGGAGAGCTCCACTATCCTCCAAGTCCTCCTATCCCTCCAGGCTCTTGTGCTCAATGAAAAACCTTATTTTAATGAAGCTGGATATGATAAGCATATGGGAAGAGCAGAGGGAGAGAAGAACTCAATGAGCTACAATGAAAATGCATTTCTTCTTAGCTGCAAGTCCATGGTATATCTACTATGCAATCCTCCCAAG CATTTTGAGTCATTTATAGAGGACCATTTCAGCAAGCACGCCAAGAATATTCTGTTGGCTTGTAAGGCATATATGGAAGGAGCCCGAGTTGGATGTGCTTTTGGATACAAAAAAAGCGAGCAAGAAAATCAACAGGGCAGTTCTACAGGCTTCAAGATTATGCTCTCTAAGGTCCTTCCTAAACTAGTG GAAGCATTTTCTCACAAGGGAATTGATTGCAGCCAATATACTTATCAAATGTGA